One Synechococcus sp. JA-2-3B'a(2-13) genomic window carries:
- the crn3 gene encoding CRISPR-associated ring nuclease Crn3/Csx3, whose product MAAVALHLLSGCLAARASGTESFRASGTESLDPRRSHSSELSFQVIEIELTRPDRLVFPEDLAQLQLPAGINAQLGVVLTGRAPIWLYGWLVHECHFTRWVACYDPRLGAVVVSSHTPEVRVGQVIPWVQGRPGKAYGPLTRTELAAAVMVVGPPDSGKSRLARALFEALLPEHPDIYLQRAHWDGEGNWTLDLPPEEAKILKHQYRGSFTPEFFSFHAQAILALRRQKSLVIVDVGGKVDPQKQPILEACSHYLVVSRDPEAIPLWHEFCRDRGNLRCVAILHTSPGPPQVLKDSPELEIRWDPNSPPPAELLRAVRRLIA is encoded by the coding sequence ATGGCTGCTGTGGCACTGCATTTGCTTTCCGGCTGTCTGGCCGCTCGCGCCAGCGGGACGGAGTCCTTTCGCGCCAGCGGGACGGAGTCCTTGGACCCTCGAAGATCCCATTCTTCGGAACTGTCTTTTCAGGTCATCGAAATTGAGCTGACCCGACCGGATCGCCTGGTTTTTCCAGAGGATTTGGCTCAGCTTCAGCTGCCTGCCGGGATCAATGCCCAGCTGGGGGTGGTTCTGACGGGGCGGGCCCCCATTTGGCTGTATGGCTGGCTGGTGCATGAGTGCCACTTCACCCGTTGGGTGGCCTGTTATGACCCACGCTTGGGCGCGGTGGTGGTCTCCAGCCATACCCCCGAAGTGCGGGTGGGCCAGGTCATCCCCTGGGTGCAGGGAAGGCCGGGCAAGGCCTACGGCCCGCTGACGCGAACAGAATTGGCAGCGGCGGTGATGGTGGTGGGCCCCCCCGACAGTGGCAAAAGCCGTCTTGCCCGCGCCCTCTTCGAAGCTCTGCTGCCGGAGCATCCCGATATTTATCTGCAACGGGCCCATTGGGATGGGGAAGGCAATTGGACTTTAGACTTGCCACCAGAAGAGGCGAAGATCCTCAAGCACCAGTACCGGGGCTCTTTTACCCCCGAATTTTTCAGCTTCCATGCCCAGGCCATTCTGGCTTTGCGCCGGCAAAAGAGTTTGGTGATTGTGGATGTGGGCGGCAAGGTGGATCCGCAAAAGCAGCCGATCCTGGAAGCCTGCTCCCACTACCTGGTGGTCAGCCGGGATCCCGAGGCTATCCCTCTCTGGCACGAGTTTTGTCGAGACCGGGGCAATTTGCGCTGTGTGGCCATCCTGCACACCTCGCCCGGCCCTCCTCAAGTGCTCAAAGACTCACCTGAGTTGGAAATTCGCTGGGATCCCAACTCTCCTCCCCCCGCGGAGCTGCTTCGGGCGGTGCGCCGCTTGATTGCCTAG
- a CDS encoding ADP-ribosylglycohydrolase family protein yields MLGAIAGDVIGSVHEHSGTKTKNFPLFVEASQFTDDTVLTVAVAERLLRGGSYVDWYHEYFHAYPEAGYGSSFIHWAEHRCREPYYSWGNGAAMRVSPIGIACNTLEEVLAQARASAEVTHNHPEGIRGAQATAAAVFLARSGYTKADIKTYIEQEFGYCLSERLDDIREHYCFDVSCQGSVPQSIIAFLEADGFEDAVRNAISLGGDADTMACIAGGIAEAFFGGVPDEIASRTLAVLDERLHGVVCEFQERFADRLTRGCT; encoded by the coding sequence ATGCTGGGAGCCATTGCCGGGGATGTTATCGGCTCTGTCCATGAGCACTCGGGCACCAAAACGAAGAACTTTCCGCTGTTCGTCGAGGCCAGCCAATTTACCGATGACACGGTTCTGACGGTCGCTGTGGCCGAGCGGCTGCTGCGGGGCGGTAGCTACGTCGATTGGTACCATGAGTACTTCCACGCCTACCCAGAGGCTGGGTACGGGAGCAGCTTCATCCACTGGGCCGAGCATCGCTGCCGTGAGCCGTACTACAGTTGGGGCAACGGAGCCGCCATGCGGGTTAGCCCCATTGGCATCGCCTGCAACACGCTGGAAGAAGTGCTGGCCCAGGCGCGGGCCAGTGCCGAGGTAACCCACAACCACCCGGAGGGCATCCGCGGCGCTCAGGCTACGGCAGCCGCCGTGTTTCTCGCCCGGTCAGGGTACACCAAGGCCGACATCAAGACGTACATCGAGCAAGAGTTCGGATACTGCCTATCCGAGCGGCTGGACGATATCCGGGAGCACTACTGCTTCGATGTCTCCTGTCAGGGCTCGGTGCCCCAGTCGATCATCGCGTTCCTAGAGGCAGACGGTTTTGAAGACGCGGTGCGCAACGCCATCTCCCTTGGTGGAGACGCAGACACCATGGCCTGCATTGCCGGGGGCATTGCGGAGGCGTTTTTCGGCGGCGTGCCGGACGAGATCGCATCCCGGACGCTGGCCGTTTTGGACGAGCGGTTGCACGGCGTTGTGTGCGAGTTCCAAGAGAGGTTTGCGGATCGCCTGACCAGGGGCTGCACCTGA
- a CDS encoding nitrate ABC transporter ATP-binding protein (This model describes the ATP binding subunits of ATP-binding cassette (ABC) transporters for nitrate transport, or for bicarbonate transport, in bacteria and archaea.), which produces MTALLTTSTPANVAAEPYLSLENVSKTYSTPKGDYPVLRDINLSVNEGEFVCLVGHSGCGKTTLLNMVSGFAQPTSGSVKLKGQPITAPGPERMVVFQGYALLPWLTVYENVYLAVRSVFPQKSQSEKHRIVEEHLDLVGLGEAAQKYPSQISGGMKQRVAIARALAIRPEVLILDEPFGALDAITKEELQEELLRIWDEHRCTVLMITHDIDEALFLADRLVLIAPAGRSPFAPAGRSPLTNGPAATIGQIVTIPFPRPRDRERILEDPQYYRLRNSVLSYLYGHEANPEAAYR; this is translated from the coding sequence ATGACTGCCCTCTTGACAACCTCTACCCCAGCGAACGTAGCCGCAGAACCCTACCTAAGCCTTGAGAATGTCAGCAAGACCTACTCAACTCCCAAGGGGGATTATCCCGTCTTGCGAGATATCAACCTCAGTGTGAACGAGGGAGAGTTTGTCTGCTTGGTTGGGCATTCCGGCTGTGGCAAAACCACCCTGCTGAATATGGTTTCCGGATTTGCCCAGCCCACCAGTGGCTCGGTGAAGCTGAAAGGGCAGCCGATTACAGCTCCTGGCCCGGAGCGCATGGTAGTGTTTCAAGGGTATGCCCTGTTGCCTTGGCTCACGGTTTATGAAAATGTTTATTTGGCCGTTCGGTCGGTATTTCCCCAAAAGAGCCAGTCGGAAAAGCATCGAATTGTGGAAGAACATTTGGATTTGGTGGGGCTGGGGGAAGCCGCTCAGAAATATCCCTCGCAAATTTCGGGAGGGATGAAACAGCGGGTAGCCATTGCTCGTGCGTTGGCCATCCGTCCAGAAGTGCTGATTTTGGATGAACCCTTCGGGGCCTTGGATGCCATTACCAAAGAGGAGCTGCAAGAGGAGCTGTTGCGCATTTGGGATGAACATCGCTGCACGGTTTTGATGATTACCCACGACATTGATGAGGCGCTGTTTTTGGCCGACCGCCTGGTGCTGATCGCGCCAGCGGGACGGAGTCCTTTCGCGCCAGCGGGACGGAGTCCTTTGACCAATGGCCCTGCAGCCACCATCGGGCAGATCGTGACCATCCCCTTCCCGCGCCCTCGGGATCGCGAGCGGATTCTTGAAGATCCGCAGTACTACCGCCTGCGCAACTCGGTTCTCAGCTATCTCTACGGCCATGAAGCCAACCCAGAGGCGGCTTACCGGTAA
- a CDS encoding nitrate ABC transporter ATP-binding protein (This model describes the ATP binding subunits of ATP-binding cassette (ABC) transporters for nitrate transport, or for bicarbonate transport, in bacteria and archaea.), with protein MSVLVSVEQVEKSFPLSGGQEYLALKGIDLQIHRGEFVSLIGHSGCGKSTLLNMVAGLSLPTGGIVALDGHTITAPGPDRMVVFQHYSLLPWLTVRQNIALAVNAVLKNHSPAERQQIVEEHIDLVGLRHAADKLPAQLSGGMKQRVAIARALALRPKVLLLDEPFGALDALTRGNLQEQLIRICEEHQMTTLMVTHDVDEAVLLSDRVVMLTNGPGSRIGNILTIDIPRPRRRLEVVNHPSYYSYRSEIIYFLNQQKRIKQWRARRSTVVAKHGLEKINLEIGFVPLTACAPLAVAKEKGFFAKHGLEEVNLVRETSWRGIQDDIQGGYLDAAQMPAGMPVWMSLGGGDNPPQPVVTALTLTRNGNAITLHKRFYEQGIHTLSQLKAYILDSPSRRLTFGVVHPSSMHNLLLRYWLAAGGIHPDHDVVLKTLPPAQMVANLTAGNIDGYCVGEPWNLRAALEGSGFTVATDLEIWLGHPGKVLGVREDWARAYPNTHIALVKALLEACRYCEDPAHHDEIRELLSRRAYLSTDPSYIHLGDPQRLICDLDRPMREYAHHRFFLGAGNRPSRTEHLWMMTQMARWGDLPFPRNWVEIVERVCQVGVFSTAARELGLDVSYQRQPIQLFDGIPFNGEDPLAYLNSLAIKHDIYVAEVALDRRPVLL; from the coding sequence GTGTCTGTATTGGTCAGTGTGGAGCAGGTGGAAAAATCTTTTCCTCTGTCCGGAGGGCAGGAATACCTTGCTCTGAAAGGGATCGATCTGCAAATCCATCGAGGGGAGTTTGTCTCCTTAATCGGCCACTCCGGCTGTGGCAAATCCACCCTATTGAACATGGTGGCGGGGCTGTCTTTGCCTACGGGGGGGATCGTGGCTTTGGATGGGCATACCATCACCGCTCCCGGCCCCGATCGCATGGTGGTGTTTCAGCATTACTCGCTTTTGCCTTGGCTAACGGTTCGGCAAAACATTGCGCTAGCGGTGAATGCCGTTCTTAAAAACCATTCTCCAGCCGAGCGTCAGCAGATCGTGGAAGAGCACATTGATCTGGTGGGCTTGCGCCACGCAGCAGATAAGCTCCCAGCCCAATTGTCCGGGGGTATGAAGCAGCGGGTGGCCATTGCCCGTGCCCTGGCTTTGCGGCCCAAAGTGTTGTTGTTGGATGAGCCATTTGGCGCTTTGGATGCGCTCACGCGCGGGAACTTGCAAGAGCAGTTAATTCGCATCTGTGAAGAACATCAGATGACCACCCTCATGGTCACCCACGATGTGGACGAAGCGGTTCTTCTGTCAGATCGTGTGGTCATGCTCACCAACGGGCCGGGATCCCGAATTGGGAACATTTTGACCATTGACATTCCTCGGCCCCGCCGTCGGCTGGAGGTGGTCAACCATCCCAGCTACTACAGCTACCGCAGCGAGATCATCTACTTTTTGAACCAACAAAAACGCATCAAGCAATGGCGTGCTCGCCGCAGCACTGTGGTGGCCAAGCATGGCTTGGAAAAGATCAACCTGGAGATTGGCTTTGTGCCCCTCACTGCCTGTGCTCCCTTGGCTGTAGCTAAAGAAAAAGGGTTTTTTGCCAAACACGGCTTGGAAGAAGTGAATTTGGTGCGGGAAACCAGTTGGCGAGGGATCCAAGACGACATTCAGGGAGGTTATCTGGATGCGGCCCAAATGCCCGCCGGTATGCCGGTGTGGATGTCTTTGGGCGGAGGGGATAACCCGCCTCAGCCGGTGGTTACGGCCCTCACCTTGACCCGCAACGGCAATGCTATCACCTTGCACAAGCGGTTCTATGAGCAAGGGATCCACACCCTCAGCCAGTTGAAGGCTTACATTCTGGATAGTCCCAGCCGTCGGCTTACCTTTGGGGTGGTGCATCCCAGCTCTATGCACAATTTGCTGTTGCGCTATTGGCTGGCAGCCGGCGGGATCCACCCGGATCACGATGTGGTACTGAAAACGCTGCCTCCGGCCCAGATGGTGGCCAACCTGACAGCCGGCAACATCGATGGGTACTGTGTGGGAGAGCCCTGGAATTTGCGGGCAGCCTTAGAGGGCAGTGGCTTTACGGTGGCTACAGATCTGGAGATTTGGCTGGGCCATCCCGGCAAAGTGTTGGGGGTGCGAGAAGATTGGGCCAGAGCCTACCCCAACACCCACATTGCCTTGGTCAAAGCGCTGTTGGAAGCCTGCCGCTACTGTGAAGACCCGGCCCATCACGACGAGATTCGCGAGCTGCTCAGCCGCCGCGCCTACCTGAGCACCGACCCATCCTACATTCATCTGGGGGATCCCCAGCGTCTGATCTGTGACTTGGACAGGCCGATGCGGGAATATGCCCACCACCGCTTCTTTCTGGGAGCCGGCAACCGTCCCAGCCGCACCGAGCATCTGTGGATGATGACCCAAATGGCCCGCTGGGGGGATCTGCCCTTCCCTCGCAACTGGGTGGAGATCGTGGAGCGGGTATGTCAGGTGGGGGTATTCAGTACGGCAGCCCGCGAGCTGGGGCTGGATGTGTCTTACCAGCGGCAGCCCATTCAGTTGTTCGACGGGATCCCCTTTAATGGTGAGGATCCCCTGGCCTACCTCAACAGTTTGGCGATTAAGCACGATATTTATGTAGCCGAGGTTGCCTTAGATCGTCGTCCTGTGTTGCTCTAG
- the ntrB gene encoding nitrate ABC transporter permease translates to MTTTLSSPAKSATAKFDLAKYRDQILPPVVGIVGFLLIWQILASANLIRLPGPWDVWMDERSRYLILHPLYRNSDLDQGLLRQTLASLQRVAIGYCSAALVGITLGILVGSSVWINRALDPIFQFLRMVAPLAWVPISLAALQRNEPAALFVIFITSIWPILINTAVGVRQIPEDYINVSKVLKLSKVDFFFKVLLPSALPYMFTGLRIGIGLSWLAIIAAEIVMSGVPGIGFFIWDAYQQNYVTEIIVAVIYIGAVGLLLDRLMSVLQNKIANQ, encoded by the coding sequence ATGACGACAACACTTTCTTCTCCGGCAAAATCTGCAACGGCGAAGTTCGATTTGGCGAAGTACCGAGATCAGATTCTCCCCCCTGTGGTGGGTATTGTTGGATTTCTGCTCATCTGGCAGATCTTGGCCAGTGCCAACCTAATTCGGCTGCCGGGGCCCTGGGATGTGTGGATGGATGAGCGCAGCCGGTACCTGATCCTGCATCCTTTGTATCGCAACAGCGACCTCGACCAAGGGCTGCTGCGCCAAACCTTGGCCAGCTTACAAAGGGTGGCCATCGGCTATTGCAGTGCCGCTTTGGTGGGCATCACGTTGGGCATTTTGGTGGGAAGCAGTGTGTGGATCAACCGAGCTTTGGATCCCATTTTCCAATTTTTGCGCATGGTAGCTCCCTTGGCTTGGGTGCCCATTTCCTTGGCTGCTTTGCAACGCAATGAGCCGGCTGCCCTGTTCGTTATTTTTATTACCTCAATTTGGCCCATTCTCATCAACACGGCTGTGGGGGTGAGACAGATCCCGGAAGACTACATCAACGTCTCCAAAGTGCTCAAGCTCTCCAAAGTGGACTTCTTTTTTAAGGTGTTGCTGCCCTCAGCCCTGCCCTACATGTTCACAGGTCTGCGCATTGGTATTGGCCTGTCTTGGCTGGCCATTATTGCCGCAGAGATTGTGATGTCGGGTGTGCCGGGGATCGGCTTTTTCATCTGGGATGCCTACCAGCAGAACTACGTTACGGAAATCATCGTTGCCGTCATCTACATTGGAGCGGTGGGATTGCTTTTGGATCGCCTGATGTCTGTTTTGCAAAACAAGATAGCCAATCAATGA